Proteins from a genomic interval of Croceicoccus naphthovorans:
- a CDS encoding DUF2721 domain-containing protein yields the protein MIVQTIQLALAPVFVLVAIGNILNMLTSRLGRVVDRTREMQEAYRTTTGEEHDASVRELRMLARRTMLIGRAQLMMVLSAITIGLTVVMIFSGSFLHAATEPAVALCFAAAIALLLAGLILFLMETRVASAQLRVPLAFLELDRTL from the coding sequence ATGATCGTTCAGACCATCCAGCTTGCGCTTGCGCCCGTCTTCGTCCTTGTCGCCATCGGCAACATCCTGAACATGCTGACGTCCCGGCTGGGTCGGGTGGTCGATCGCACGCGGGAAATGCAAGAGGCCTATCGGACCACCACGGGCGAGGAACACGATGCCAGCGTACGCGAATTGCGGATGCTGGCGCGGCGCACGATGCTGATCGGCAGGGCGCAATTGATGATGGTGCTCAGCGCGATCACCATCGGGCTTACGGTGGTGATGATCTTCTCGGGCAGCTTTCTGCACGCCGCGACCGAACCGGCGGTCGCGCTGTGCTTTGCCGCCGCCATCGCGCTGTTGCTGGCGGGTTTGATCCTGTTCCTGATGGAAACGCGCGTCGCCTCGGCGCAGTTGCGCGTGCCGCTGGCGTTTCTGGAGCTGGACCGAACGCTTTAA
- a CDS encoding polyhydroxyalkanoic acid system family protein, translated as MRVSVPHSLSKEEVRRRLDEKQDSITGFVPGGMADVETSWASEDRMVMTIRAMGQEMNGNVDIEDGAVVFTVDLPMALSFVEPMIQGAIEQSGRKLLA; from the coding sequence ATGCGCGTATCCGTGCCCCATTCCCTCTCGAAAGAGGAAGTTCGCCGCCGCCTGGATGAGAAGCAGGATTCGATCACTGGCTTCGTACCCGGCGGCATGGCCGACGTCGAAACCAGCTGGGCCAGCGAAGACCGGATGGTCATGACCATCCGCGCGATGGGTCAGGAAATGAACGGCAACGTGGATATAGAGGACGGCGCGGTGGTGTTCACCGTCGACCTGCCGATGGCGCTGTCGTTCGTGGAACCGATGATTCAGGGTGCCATCGAACAGAGCGGGCGCAAACTGCTCGCTTAA
- a CDS encoding toxic anion resistance protein: MAEQPTTTATELKLDAPSPVPQVTPEKAAGLVPVDAGTKSKLDDKVDQFVTDLIAEDTNSPEFGKKVDQLTSMGRKEIMAASGMSNRFLDRPVRAMDADSGIGADLTELRRTVEELDPGRKGKLTGRKLFGIIPFGNKLKHYFDSYTSAQGHIQTILARLASGKDELLMDNAAIDVERQKLWDAMGKLEQMIHISKTLDSRLEEAANDLDINDPAKAKAIRESALFYTRQRTQDLLTQMAVSVQGYLALDLVKKNNVELVKGVDRASTTTVSALRTAVTVAQAMTNQRLVLGQITALNETTAGIIDSTSTMLRDQTGKIHEQAASSTIPLETLQRAFQNIYDTMDTIDTFKLKALDSMKQTVDTLSDEVEKSRGYIARAEGASKAQVETQQSPLLSLEG, encoded by the coding sequence ATGGCCGAACAGCCGACGACGACTGCCACCGAACTGAAGCTCGACGCGCCGAGCCCCGTGCCCCAGGTCACGCCCGAAAAGGCGGCGGGTCTGGTGCCAGTGGACGCAGGCACGAAGTCGAAGCTGGACGACAAGGTCGACCAGTTCGTAACCGACCTGATCGCGGAAGACACCAACTCGCCCGAATTCGGGAAAAAGGTGGACCAGCTGACCAGCATGGGCCGCAAGGAAATCATGGCTGCATCGGGCATGTCGAACCGCTTTCTGGATCGCCCCGTCCGCGCGATGGACGCCGACAGCGGCATCGGCGCGGACCTGACCGAACTGCGCCGCACGGTCGAGGAACTGGACCCCGGTCGCAAGGGCAAGCTGACCGGGCGCAAACTGTTCGGGATCATCCCCTTCGGTAACAAGCTGAAGCACTATTTCGACAGCTATACCAGCGCGCAGGGGCACATTCAGACCATCCTTGCCCGGCTGGCCAGCGGCAAGGACGAGCTGTTGATGGACAACGCCGCCATCGACGTCGAACGGCAAAAGCTGTGGGACGCGATGGGCAAGCTGGAGCAGATGATCCACATCTCGAAAACGCTGGATTCGCGGCTTGAGGAAGCGGCCAACGACCTCGACATCAACGATCCGGCCAAGGCCAAGGCAATCCGCGAGAGCGCGCTGTTCTACACCCGCCAGCGGACGCAGGACCTACTGACCCAGATGGCGGTGTCGGTGCAGGGCTATCTCGCGCTCGATCTGGTGAAAAAGAACAACGTCGAGCTTGTGAAGGGCGTTGACCGCGCCAGCACGACCACCGTTTCCGCCCTGCGCACCGCCGTTACCGTGGCGCAGGCGATGACCAATCAGCGGCTGGTGCTGGGCCAGATTACCGCGCTCAATGAAACGACCGCCGGGATCATCGATTCCACCAGCACGATGCTGCGCGACCAGACCGGCAAGATCCACGAACAGGCCGCGTCGAGCACGATCCCGCTGGAGACGCTGCAACGCGCGTTCCAGAACATCTATGACACGATGGACACCATCGACACCTTCAAGCTGAAGGCGCTGGATTCGATGAAGCAGACCGTCGACACCCTGTCGGACGAGGTCGAGAAGTCGCGCGGCTATATCGCCCGGGCCGAAGGCGCGTCGAAAGCCCAGGTCGAAACGCAGCAGAGCCCGCTGCTGAGCCTGGAAGGCTGA
- a CDS encoding transporter substrate-binding domain-containing protein, translating into MNRVQLTLAALMALLAAIVAPQLAHAQPTPTPDEMRIATREAPPFAIKGDDGHWEGLAIDLWRAVAEANEYQYRFVETDLPGMIDGVAGGEFDASVGALTITRERERELDFSHPFFTTGYGIAVRKDAPGWLSLLGQFFTWGFLKTILVLIAMLGVVGALFWLAERKRNPDEFPADATGVGSGFWFAAVTMTTVGYGDKAPRTPAGKLVALVWMFTALLIISTITGMIASSLTTGRLEGQVSGPADLDGVQVGVIADSAGAEWLARDGISARSFAEVSEGLVALADGSIDAFVHDDPILRYDVAHGRATDDLRVLPGSFGRQDYGIALPADDPRREDVNLALLRHIESDSWTRDVTEQLGGAD; encoded by the coding sequence ATGAACCGCGTGCAACTGACCCTCGCCGCGCTGATGGCCCTGTTGGCGGCGATCGTTGCGCCGCAACTCGCCCACGCTCAACCCACCCCCACCCCGGACGAAATGCGGATCGCCACGCGCGAAGCGCCGCCTTTTGCGATCAAGGGGGATGACGGCCACTGGGAAGGCCTTGCCATCGACTTGTGGCGCGCCGTGGCGGAGGCGAACGAATACCAGTATCGCTTTGTAGAGACCGACCTGCCCGGCATGATCGACGGCGTGGCGGGGGGCGAATTCGACGCCAGTGTCGGCGCGCTGACCATCACCCGGGAACGCGAGCGCGAGCTCGATTTCAGCCACCCGTTCTTCACCACCGGCTATGGCATTGCCGTGCGCAAGGATGCGCCGGGCTGGCTGTCCTTGCTGGGTCAGTTCTTCACGTGGGGTTTCCTCAAGACCATTCTCGTCCTGATCGCGATGCTGGGGGTTGTCGGCGCACTGTTCTGGCTGGCCGAGCGTAAGCGCAACCCGGACGAATTTCCCGCCGATGCCACCGGCGTCGGGTCGGGTTTCTGGTTTGCGGCGGTGACCATGACCACCGTCGGCTATGGCGACAAGGCCCCGCGCACGCCCGCAGGCAAGCTGGTCGCGCTGGTCTGGATGTTCACCGCGCTGCTGATCATCTCGACCATAACCGGCATGATTGCGTCCTCGCTGACAACCGGACGGCTGGAGGGTCAGGTAAGCGGCCCCGCCGATCTCGACGGGGTGCAAGTCGGCGTGATCGCGGATTCCGCCGGAGCCGAATGGCTGGCGCGCGACGGGATCTCGGCACGCAGCTTTGCCGAGGTGTCGGAAGGGTTGGTCGCTCTGGCCGACGGGAGCATCGACGCCTTCGTGCATGACGACCCGATCCTGCGGTACGACGTGGCGCATGGGCGGGCGACAGACGATTTGCGCGTCCTGCCGGGATCGTTCGGGCGGCAGGATTACGGCATCGCCCTGCCCGCCGACGATCCGCGCCGCGAAGACGTGAACCTTGCGCTGCTGCGCCATATCGAGAGCGATTCGTGGACGCGCGACGTTACCGAACAGCTTGGCGGCGCGGATTGA
- a CDS encoding entericidin A/B family lipoprotein: MVRKIATAIALVTVVAGVSACNTVKGLGEDISSVGRAGEDAID, from the coding sequence ATGGTCCGCAAAATTGCCACCGCCATCGCGCTTGTCACCGTTGTCGCCGGGGTTTCGGCCTGCAACACGGTAAAGGGTCTGGGCGAAGACATCAGCTCGGTCGGGCGGGCCGGGGAAGACGCGATCGACTGA